The genomic region AACCGGTGCGAACCGGTCAAAACCGGTCAAACTCGGTAAGACTAGTTCGATCAATGTTGAATCTAGGGTTCGAACCCCCTTAGAATAActagatatttttaaaatgttagtgaaaatatgtattttaaattttaattttaaattttttactatattttattttttatttacataggaccggGTCAATCGGTTCAACCAGTAACCCACCGATTGAACCAATAACCCAGTGACCTGACCGGTTCAATCACCAATTCGGTTCTAACAACTATGCACATAACTGCATCTAGTTCTTTTTTTCACTTTTCTCCTCTTCATCTACTTCTCTTTCTGTATTCATTTAAAAACTGGTTAATTTTCGGTTTGACTCACCAGTTTCCAACTGATTTTCCAATTTTTATACGGTTCTTTGGTTGGTCAATTTTTTTGTTAGATTAAATTGCATGTCATCGGTTTATAattcaaccggttcaaccaacTAATTCGAACCAATTTTCAAAACCTTGAAAATAGTCTCGATTACAAaaacttatttatttataatgCAAAGATTATCAATATTTACTAGCATTACTAGTTACTAGTAGTAAACAAAAAGTTACAAGCGATGGGATGACCCCGGATTCGATCACATTGAAATACATATACTAGGAGAATTTAATCAAATCCATATTAAAGCATGGTAAATGGAAACATGTGAAAAACTAATGCCATAACCAAATTCATTGCCAAAACAGctacctaattaaaaatttggaacAAGGTATCCAAGCCCTTCAAAGATCAGGCATGCCCATCCCTGTTTTAGCATCATAAGTCTTCTCTAACACATGCTCCATTGGAGTATCTTTGGGACCAGCTGCAGAACATTGAAACGTAAACATAGGATAAGAATTCCTCTCTACTATAGCTAGAAACAATAGCAGAAATAAAAATACAAGAGATATCAATGAAGAAAAGCTTTTGGATCTGGTCTGAGAGAAATCATGGTAAAGATCATGGGCACACCATATTCATGCCAAACATCTAATTGTCCAAAAATTTGTCATCGAAAATAAGCAGAACGCGCTCCAACCAAATACTCCACATAGTGGCGTAAACTACACATTGCCACAAAGACTTTGCCTTTTTCCTACTTCCAAATACAAATAAACCTAATCAATAGGAATTGGTCTAAGGTATAGACATGATATTATTTTTATTCCAATGAATCCATATATCCCTTTGGCTACATTTGAAAGAGTGGGAGACAAAGACCAAGTTAAGTCTCTATATTGTATTTGGTGTAAAGTGTACAAGACTGAGTTATGTTTCAGTATCCTAATTGATTTAATATAAATATAGAAACTGAAAcaaataaaattacttaaatacCCTTTCCTCCTTTCCCCTTTTCCTTATCAAATTTCTTCTTCTATCACAAAAACAATCAAAGTATGGGGTTAGCAGGGCATTGAAATGGTCATTTGCTCGCATTCCTCATGGTATTCATAGCCCAAAGCTTTCAATGCTCACAAATTCTAAATCAATTTCAGCTGATCAAAGTGACCAGAATTCCTTGGGTTTTCTTTGTGTTGCTTCTTATTCTCTATCTGGGTGTGCCACTGTCTACTCtcataaaacaaataaataaatgaaagacCAAGGGaaaaaagagggaaaaaaaaggagaaaaagaaaaactaaagagaagaaTACTTCGTCGGCGGCGGTGGAACTTACAGTTGACACTTAGCATAATGGAAGAGAGAGAATGCAGAATGGAGAGGGCGAGAGAAATTGGAGCAAGTGAGATAGTGGAATTTGAAAAGTAGGTGAGGGTATTTTTGGAAATAAATGTTATTGAagtttcaatctctgtctctagAAATTTCAATCCCATGTGTCCCCCACCTTCTGGAGGGACAGAAATTTTGTGTTCCAAGACTGAAATTTTAGTTCCAATCTCTACTATCAAACACAATACTGAGTCTCAATCTCCTAGTTTCAGTTCCAGCCCCCTGTTTCCAAACACTATTTTTAAGTTTAACACCGCATTGGAAGTAAGAGGTACAAACAAAACTAGGTTGAAGAATAGCTAAAGAGTAACTGAAGAGATTGGCCTTGTAACAGGAACATTTAACCCTGTTTTTGGTAGCTATGTCAACTGCCAAGATACATATACAAAGACAACGAGACAGTAAAGATAGAGAATATTTCCCCCACAGTCCCCATATTTTGGGCAGAAAGTACAGAGGAAACCTGCCCTAGGATAGAGGCATTTTGCTTGCTTTTGTACCTGTCTTCTCCTTAACAATTTTGTGTCCCTCAGGGTGTGTGTGGTTCAAGTATTACATTATTATAAAGATTCCATTTCCATGGGAATTAAAGATATCCAAGGGGAAGGTGGGAATTGAAATGATGGTATTTTGATTCCCTGGAatcaaacttatttagaaatagtttttcaaactttgaaccaaacatgggaaTATGATATTCCTATCTTAAAATTCCTAAGAATTATTTTATAATTCCTCCAACCACACACACTCATGGTTTTCTGTATTTCTATCCTTGGAAGTTGCCAAATGCAGGTTTAGAACTCCCATCGATTACCTTGCCTCTAACCTAACTTTTAACTTAATGAATATCACAATAAACTTTAATTGATCGATCAAAATTACTGGGATAAATGCATTACAGTGTTATGATCTAGCTTCCTAGTTCGGCTTCCACATTTAGATATGAATGCTTCGCTGCAAGTATATTAGTTTAACTAACTCAAATTCTGGAAGCAAGATTCTTCTTCTAAGCACTTCACAATTACAGTTAGGACAACTAAAATTCTTCAACATGAAATAATTCCAATTCCTGACCACTCTTTGAACAAGATTCTTATTGATTAGAATCCAAAGTTCTCTCAATGATGAAATATTCTATTTAGACAAGAGTGCTTAGTTGAATTAACTCCAACAGTATGCTATTGAAGAATTAGAAGGCTATTCCCTAATCAATGTATTATATGTTAGTGCTAATTTGGAATTGAATATACATATATTTGTGCAATGTTCTATTGCTAATTTTCTATGGAACTCATTGTCTGACATATTTGATACAACAACAATAATGTTGGGTTTATCCTGAAAATTTGGGTCAGATTTTATCAATTAAGTTTGTAGGTTTTGGGAGAAGAATGGAAGCCAAATGTTTATGGCAATGTGCTGTCTGCCATTATTTGGTGTATTTGGGAGGTGCAATTCTTGCATTCTTAATAGAAGGCTTTTGGGCAGCAAGTCTTGTGAGATAGATTTGCACCTACCTAGTGTAAGGAACGCGATCTATTTAAAGGGATAATATCCTGCTTCGTTTTTTGTATTGAGGACCATAGTTATAAGGAAACTGATACTTTCAAATACAGGAACAGGTCACATGTAAAATATGTTATGTAGGAAGTATATCCATGGCGTCCCGATACGTAGATGaattgttaattgttaattaGTACGTGGTATGTCACCTAACCAGTGAAATTATGTAACTATGTTGAGGACATCTTATGTACCATCCTCTATGTAATATCATTCCCTTAATCCCTTtgtataaaaaatatttcttcttttatcacaaaaaaataaaggaaaaaaatttCTTCAACATGTAATCAGTCGGACAACTAAATTGACCACTCCCCCACTCTCTTTCCAAATATGAATTTCCACTCTATATATCTGCATATTTTTGTGCCAACTGCCATCTTTTAAATGTGTATATTAAAGGAGGATGGATCAGCTCCAAAAATGACTCCTGAGTATAATTAGAAAGGCAGAAGAAACAACATATGCTTACCATATATGGAAACTTTAAAGAAAAGCTACAGCTACTACTTAAACAAGGAAAAAAGGGCAAGGTTTTAGATATGTACGTTGTGTAGGTCTTGGTGTAGTTCTTATCTTGAGGATCTCAGGTCGAGGGATTATGGACCCAGATGTTCCTATTCCTCTGGATACTCTGACTTTAGTACCATCTTCAAGATATTTAATCCCAACCTTGCAAGGCTTCCTGCACAAGTGAAAGTGAAAATCAATTACTGTGAAACATTATTCCAAACCTGGAGATGCAACAATCACTGGTTCAATTTTCAAACACAAGTGCATATACCCTGTAACTGGGTCAACGACTTGCACATTGGAGGCATGAAGTGGGGCTTCAACTGTAAAGATCCCCCCTTCATGACCTGGCCCTGCCTTGATATGTTTCTTTACCTGTATAAAGGACATCAAAAAAATCAttcaagtaaaaaaaattaaaaagcataGTGCACCCATTTAATAAAATTCTCACTTAATCTCAACAAAATACAAATGCAAATATAGATATAAACTCACATGAACACCAAATCATTCAAATTATAACAAAATACCGAATAAAGCACTAATACTTACATGACATAGAAACCAAGACAAGCCAAATGTTTAAAATAGCACGAGAACAACATTGTTATAAACACATACGTACATATACGATTTATATAATTTTCATGattttataaatatcaatctaccaatatatacaacaTTCTAGGCTCTGCCAGAAAATTTAAGAGACATTATTAACATATGTCATTTGTGTTACTACTTACTACAACTAAGTTCATTCAAAAATTTacaaaatatcatttttattgATATTTCCCAACCTATTTATACTATTTCCAAGTCATGTCTGAAGTGTGAACCAATTGAGAAATACATGTTTCGTCAAATATAGATACAGATACACATACGTCATGCTATGTTGGTGTCCTTGCGACCAACACATCACTTAATTGGTGTCCATGGTTTCTAGAGCATACCATATCATTATGACAAAGGTTTGTATATTGTTATTGTATCAATTTTTTTCCATAATCACATgctaaatatgacaaataatataGTAGGGATGAAGAGTGTTTTATTTTTCTCACCAAATTTTTACCCTCGACAATAACACGATTCTGGGAACGAATAACACGTTTAATGACCCCAGACTCACCCTTATCTTTACCCCTTATGATCATAACCTGTTACATACAGAAAATGAATatgtaaaatcaaaatttataacATAAATATGTAAAAAAGGACAAACAATATTTAGTTGGATTCGGGGATTGTTATTACATTGTCACCTCTGACAATTTTCCAGTGTCTAATAAGTTTCTCTGCAGCTTTCCAACCCATTTCAATGTAACACTCTGCAACCAGAAatctaaaaacaaataaacaaacaaaattaaattcaattaaagaAGAAGCAAAGCTGGGTGGGAAAAAAAAAGGTAAGACAAGAATTTCAATGAAATTGCAAATGGTGTTAATGGGCTTTGCTTTGGCCTTGATCCGGCACTATATTTTGATCAGGTCTATTTTATAGACCCTTTATCCAGCCATAGACCCAAACAGAACATAGCCTAAACACATTAACCACCAACTTTAACATACAATGGCTAATGATATTCATATTCTGTTCACAGCACAATATAGCATAGCAACAAAAACAACCATAAACACCAATAATCAGGAAAAAAAACATCAATCAACCATTAAAACTATATATATTACACTACCAAGAATCAACAACATCAATCAGTTACTGAATAAACAGAATCATAATCAACAAGTTATAATCAACAACAATATATATAGTTTGACcgaggttcaaccggtttaattaaatattaattaaaaattcaatttataatttcaaatatttaaattcaataatttctaacttaataaaattcaaaatttcacaaTTTCACCTAATGTTCTACACAAAAAAAACATTAACAACCAAATTTTTAAGTAAACACATGCACTAATCATCACTAATCAGTAATCATCAGAAAATCAGCAACAAGCCAACAACATATCGgcaacaacatcatcatcatttcaGAAGATCAGCAATTCAGAATAAGCAAACATCAACAAAATCAGTATTATTAACTCAGCAACTCACAATTAAACCCAACTCCAACTCAAAATtgaacaagcaaaaataaattgaAGATACCCCAATGCCTGTTCCAAACAAAACACAATAATTTATATCAGATGCATTATGCCACAAAGATATCCCATATAAACCTTTAAGAATTATAGGAAAATTTCCCTAAAGCAGGTACaaatagctcttgaaaatgataTCTTATAACTTCTAGCAGAAACACATATTTGAACAAAATATATGGACTAAATTTTCAGTAGAAATAAATCATTATCAAGGTTgcgaaaaccggaccggtcaatgaaccggtaGAGTGACTGGTTCAAAGGttcgaccggggttcaaccggggttcaaccggtttaattaaatattaaataaaattattaaaaattaaacataCACTGAAACATGTAGCATGAGTGCATGACCCTTTTTGTTACCATAACAATATCTGGTAAGTAAACTAAAATCTGATCTCCTCttattcttttcaaaattaaaataagaaaaatctaaTCCAACGTTTAATTTCCTAAATTTAGGGTAAaaggagaaattaaagaaagaaattatTGTAGAATTAACAATGCTGAAATGGAAGGGAATAAACAATAAAGATGAGGGCATGAGGGTGAAGATTTTATTCTGTTTCTGGGCATGTCTTTTGCAACCTTTCTGCTGGGTCTAACAAATTTGTATAAAGAAGCTGTAACACATGTATGTCCTCATATGCAGATCAATGTAAAATATCATGACAAAATTAATCAAACCACCAACAACTCTAATTCAGAAGTCAGAACTCAGAACACAACAAACAGAAAAAAATATCAACTCACCCCAATTCAGATTCAGAACAAAACAAACAGAAAAATTAGATCTCAGATTTCAGTAACtcagtaaaattaacaaaatacatGACCATAAATTGAAGCAAACAGAGTTGAATCTTTAAAAAATAGAACCTCAAAATCATAGAAATTAACAAAAGGGAAAAACTAAAGCAGAGCAAAGGCGACCAAACTGACAGACCGAGGAACGAAACAGGCGGCAAGACTACCGGCAAGGGAGGAACGGCGAGACAGACGGGATCGAGCAAACTCACCAACAATGGAGGAATCCAGCCGACCCGCTTCGATCTGCAAGTCCACACAACGACGATGAAAACGATGTAGAGAAGACGAGGATGGACGGCCAAAGGCGACGACGTGGAGGAGACGAGGATGGACGGCCAAGAGCTCGAAGCACCCTCTATCTGTCACTGCCGACGGCGAGGCACTCTCTGGCTGACGAGAAGAGTTCGGCGACGGCAGAGGCGGTGACTGCTGTTGGCTGAGAGAGAGAGGGGCTGCTGgctgagagagaaagggaagtaGCGCCGTAGTGGGTTAGGGATTTTGTGCCATTTTGGTGAGCGAGACTGATGAGAGTGAGGGAGAAGGGAGAAGGGATTTGGCGCAAGGttttgaaaaccggaccggtcatcgaaccgttctagtcactggttcactagtttactggtccaaccggtccaaccagtggttcaaccgaaaaaaccgttttagaataaaataataaataaattataaataaacatcctaaaatataattataatattataatataatataaatcttaaaatatcttcgaaatttaaaacactacataaaatatcatcaacctaatccatatgatcttatcaaaatacaaactcaaaaattaaatagtaaaaaaacatatctaaatattaaatcccaacatcatgatttatcaatcatcaaaatccacAAGAACTTGTTGCAAATTTGCTTCGGTGGATTCGGATTAGGATTAGCAGCATCATTCGAAATTAATAAAAGTTTTATTGATCTCTATTTGATTAATACTATTATCCATAACTGAAATTAATAAAAgttttattaattaaaacaaaattaaagaccAGCCACAGCacaatgaaaaatcaaaaaattatcaaCATGACCATATCTAAATTCTGCCACCAACATTCAGCAACAAACAAAGCCAGCAAAACCAGCAATAATTAGGAGCCAGCAACTACAAATCAAAGCAAAACCAGCAACTACAAAACAAAGAAGTATCCATAACCAGATACAAAATTAAAGACTAGCCATAGcacattgaaaaatcaaaaaattatcaaCATGAGCATATCTAAATTCTGCCACCAACATTCAGCAACaaacaaagaaataaaaacaGCAGGACATTCAGCAGCAAAAACACCATTACCATCGGCATtcagcattcagcaacaaacagGGCATTCAACAACAAAAATTAGCATTCAACAACAAAGtgtgatcttatcaaaatacaatctcaaaagttaaatagtaaaaagaaatatctaaatattaaaaaccAACATGaagatttatcaatcatcaaaatccatAAATTAGAACCTTGTTGTGACTGACTATTATTCGAACTAGGTGGATTAGGATTAGCAGAATCATTTGAATTAGGAGGATTGGCAGACGAATTATTACTCAAACAGGCATTATAAGCAACTGCTTCTTGATTATAACTAAATTCAATAAATCATAATCCAAATTAAAAACAGCAACAGAACGGCTAGAAATCCAATAATCATCCATAAGACCATAGAacaaaatcagtaacaaatccatTACTCAATTTCAGAAACAAATCCATTACTCAATTTCAGAATCAGTAACAAATCAGTAACAAAAGCACATATTAGAACAGAATCAGTAACATATCAGAAATCAATCACTAACTTCAGAGTTCAGATTCACAAATCCCTAATTTCAGAAATTGCATATTTGAGTAATTTGAAATTTCAGAGTTCAGACCACTAACCTTGActgagaaattataaaagctagaaattataaaaccaattagaaatatggttaaagcatttcatcaaacatgttgagtgcggtaaaattaaaatgaaataagaGAATCCAAAGCTTAATTtcaatgtgatagagaagagaacaaaACTATTGTAACTTTAATTTAATCTATGAAAAAATCTAAACCactaccaaatcaaataattacttATTGTAGTAGAAATCAGAAGTTGCAGAGTTTGAAGAAGAGTGTTGGTGTTGTCtgttgtgtgagtgtattgtctggtggctggtttagggaactcacggcGGGGACAACAGAGAGCAGTTCGACGAGTGGAGCACGCGGGTTggtcgcagagtttgaagcagagcaacgtggcttccagacgaacGCGAACGGTGAACGACGAGCGAACGCGAACGGCGAAGAACGCGAACGAAGACGCGAACGTGAACGGCAAACAAACGGCGACGGAAGCGTggctgagcagacaaagacgacggacgccgagctcgaggaagcaACCGCGATCGGTGACAGCGAACAGGGGTTGAAGACTTCGAGCACGAGGGAAGCTAGATGACGGATGGCGAGCTTTGAGTGCGACGGACGGCAGCAGTATGCCCCTCCTTGTGGCGGTGGTGTAGGCTTACAGTGCTAGGGTTTTGTGGTTAGGTTTGTGATTTCTCTGactgaaagaaaaaaaagggagaacGGGAGAAAGAAACGAAGGAGCTTCCCTTTTTGTGTAAACCGGCCGAGTTCCGGTTCGGTCTGACCGGCCGGTTCTCATCCGGTTCAACGGTTTTTAACCGGTTTTTTAATTGTCGGTTTTATATGTCTGACCGAACCGTTAATACTGCCGGTTTGTGGTTAAACCGGTCTGATCGGCCGGTCCGGTCCAGTTTTCAGAACATCGGATTTGGGCAGAGAAGAGAACAGAGATGAGTTGTTGTTGCCGCTGAGTACGATGGGtgatttagggattagggttcagCTTAGTtcctttaacttttttttttcttatagggATAAAACGACGCCGTTCAGAGTtattgttttaaaacaaaaaaccGCTAAAAAATCGGACAGTTCtaccggttcaccggttaaccgccggttcgaccggttttttCACCGATTTTTTACCAAACAATTTCTGAACTTACCTGGACTGGTTAGGTGACCGGTTCTCGGTTAATCCGGTTGAACCGGTAAGTCCGGtttggttttcagaaccatgatcATTATAAAATGCAGCAGAAACCATATCATTAAGTTGACTGTAGTAGAACCTTGTATGCAAAAAGCAAAGGTGTAATAATGGTGCTTATTATCAACATAAATAATACCAAATAAGATGAATCAAATGTGGCCACAACTTTCAAAGCAACTGAAACTTAAACCAACGATTGTAATTCGAAGCTGCTTGGATCGTGCTAGTAATGATGGCAGGAAAGAAAACTACTGAAATTgccaatttaattatttttattttttacaaccAAATCATGAAAATATTCAGAGATGCATGTGAGAACTGGAAATCAAAGCATACCGTAGAAGTTACAAAATTGAGAGGGCCACAGAGGAGAAAGGGTACACAGCAAAAATTAGGGCAATTTACGCAACTAAATTGTTTGATCCTCAATattacgcaaatacattgtttcagtttttaatacgcaaatgcattgtttctGTATTTTATCCTGTTGGGTTTGCACTCGTGGAGGGAGAGAACGCAGATTCTTGGTCGTACTTTCTATCGAACCTTAGAAGGCATGTCACTCTACAGCAAGGTATTCTCGTGATCTCTGACAGACACAACGGCATCAAGGCTGCATTAGAGAGCCCCGATAGTGGTTGGCAACCCCCCCATGCTTATCGGGCATTTTGTATTCGGCATGTTGCTGCAAATTTTGCCCTCACTTTCAAAACACActcacacgtaaaccgctactggcagtagcggtttacataaaatacagaaacaatgcatttgcgtattaaaaactgaaacaatgtatttgcgtaatATTGAGGATCAAACAATTTAGATGCGTAAATTGCCCCAAAAATTATTAACAAAACTACACAGTATTATCACAGAGCTTACTGGCGGCGAGGAGGAAGGGGAGTGACGGCGACGACAGAGGAGACGGCGACACCGGCGAACACACAGAGAGAGAGCTCGAACAGAGGAGACAACGATGGCCACAGAGCTTCCACACGACGGCGAGGGAGCTTCCTACGACGACGACACAGCATACTATGGTGAGGAAGAGAGCCTTCAAGGGGTTTAGCCGTTTAGGGTTAgggctgttttttttttcaaaaatgacCAAAACAACTTCGCTTTGGTAAGGGGAAAAAAAGGTTTTCGAACTGGACGGTCTGAACCGGTTCGATGCCTTGTGCAGTCAAATacccaaggttctgaaaatcggactgGTCATCAAACCGTTTTAATATCCATTGTATTTTCTTTGTGGTTTTAATATAGTTGTATTATTTCGTTCTTTTGACTGCAATGGCTTGCTATCTTATACTTCTACCATGTCCATGTGTGGATTTTCCCTTTTCTGTGCATGAACTGCGAGAAGAGTTGGCTCAGATGTTTGGAATTGAGGGGAAGTTAGAAGACCCTCTTAGATCAGGCTGGCAGCTTGTATTCGTCGACAGGGAGAATGATATTCTTCTCCTTGGGGACGATCCGTGGGAGTAAGTACAACTTCATATTTACACAATTTAGTTTTGCTCAATGAATTTGTCTCATTCTATCCACAGCCCTTCACCTTAGCAAAACATGCAATGTTTATTTTATTGGCTTCGAATTCTTTTTGGTCCTTGTAAATATTGTGAATCTTGGTTTTGTTCCCAATGAAGTTTCTCTTTGGTTTCAATCCAAACATTTCAAAAGGTATTTGGTTTTGATACCTATAAAAATCCTCTTTTGATAATAGGTTAATACATATTGAAAAATAATAGGTTTTGATCCACAAAAGATTATGATAATTTGCTACTCTGAAAATATTATCTAAACCAAATTATCATAATTGTTAGAGACTTcaaacaattatagaatattacTATAATATGGGGGactaagaaacaaacaaaatgatAGGAACGTAAACGAaatgtttttgaaaatatttggatcCAAACCAATTTTCCTTTTTTATAAGGACCATTAGAGGCTAAAAACTTATTTAAACCTTATTTATTTCATCTTATAAGATTTTCTTGACATTTTTCCTTCTTTGGTATGTGGATTTTCTGCATAACCTTTTATAGATCATTTGTCAACAATGTTTGGTATATCAAAATACTTTCACCTGAAGATATTCAAAAGATGGGAGATCAAGGCGTAGAATCTCGCGACAGTGCTCCCGGCCTACCATCAATAGGCGATTACTGAGATATTGAAAACTATCCCTTCAATTCCCACGGTCATGACATAAGTATCACATGCTTTGAACACTACTTTTAGACCAGAACTTGCATATCTAGATATGTTCTGTATTATCTATCTGTTCCACTTTCACCATCTTTATTACTTGGAGAGTTGATAAAATTTATGATAAGAAACTTAGGACAAACTATTTTTGTTTAATCAAGAGAATCTCAGGACAAAGATTTGTTCTACTAGTTTGTAACTTATGTACTGAAAGCTAGAAAtgttagtattattattatcACTACTGTACTATTTGGTAACTCTCTT from Arachis ipaensis cultivar K30076 chromosome B02, Araip1.1, whole genome shotgun sequence harbors:
- the LOC107625018 gene encoding uncharacterized protein LOC107625018 isoform X2, which translates into the protein MGWKAAEKLIRHWKIVRGDNVMIIRGKDKGESGVIKRVIRSQNRVIVEGKNLVKKHIKAGPGHEGGIFTVEAPLHASNVQVVDPVTGKPCKVGIKYLEDGTKVRVSRGIGTSGSIIPRPEILKIRTTPRPTQPGPKDTPMEHVLEKTYDAKTGMGMPDL
- the LOC107625018 gene encoding uncharacterized protein LOC107625018 isoform X1 — its product is MLCRRRRKLPRRRVEALWPSLSPLFELSLCVFAGVAVSSVVAVTPLPPRRQFLVAECYIEMGWKAAEKLIRHWKIVRGDNVMIIRGKDKGESGVIKRVIRSQNRVIVEGKNLVKKHIKAGPGHEGGIFTVEAPLHASNVQVVDPVTGKPCKVGIKYLEDGTKVRVSRGIGTSGSIIPRPEILKIRTTPRPTQPGPKDTPMEHVLEKTYDAKTGMGMPDL